Below is a genomic region from Erigeron canadensis isolate Cc75 chromosome 7, C_canadensis_v1, whole genome shotgun sequence.
TGTGCTTTTTAGCTTTGATTGTATTTTTAAGTATAAAGTATTATTTcgtatacatataattattatcaatacaaaatttataatcacAAATTCACAACATTGAACTAATTCTTGAGTTTTAACTCATAATGTGATAATTCTGTTAACTTATAAATTGTGTGTACAAGTTACATAATACTTACTAGTGTTTAAACCTGTTcattggacgggtagtcttaagataataaatcttataataattgtgaaacaaaaagtgtatgaccaatatgacaacttaataaatacgaaaattaaagaaaaaacatatgaaaattaactccatataaatatttgattatagtttaccccttttttttttctttcaactttagttaaataaaaagagaaacaaaaagtatatgaccaatatcacaacttaatcaatacgaaagctaaagaataaacatatgaaaatcaactctatataaaaattgatttcagtttactttttttttcccaactttaattaaataaaaagagaaacaaaaagtgtagagtatataatcTGAATAcgtaccaattcatcaacaaagacaatctcgaacgttttgattttattcGGGTTGTTTCACTCCGAAACAGTTCATaaatgcacaacacggagtcgtatatgatggttaacatgtgttggcttataagatttttttttattaaaggtcggtcactttttattaaataaatattaagaaACTAGAGGATTAACAAGGAGGAAGTATTATGCTAAAAGAGGAAGATTAGGGGTatcaagtgtaccccaacctcCACTTtagttgtattatatattagatGGGTTATTATTCAATTacttttttcaaatttgatgATATGTATAGATttactagccttgtacccgcgcaatgcggcggggCATAAGAATAAAACACTAGTTAAGTAGCGCTACCATGTTATTACATGTATGATTCAACTAAATGTTTCTTAGTCCGGTAgaaagtgcaaaccgccgttgttgttttagagtgagcgtAATTATGTTGATCGGTTTttaaattcagtaacgcatGTGTTTTTATGTGAGCAATTTCAGGGAAGTAAAAAGACacgcgtaaggtttttttttttagggtatttttggaattttagGGATAAAATTTTGATGGTGGTATAGATTAAAAGAGTAAATTAGAAACTTTAAAgatagagtgttaaattttagaggtagtttgtttatatagatagtatagattaaacttctctaaaataaattaaactaataGGAATTTGGATAACTTCAGTTCTAGAACCATGAAACATAAAAGTAGGCGGTTTATTTTctctaaatattttattaaaagatggTCGACAAATAAAGTCAATAAACCATTTCTTAGTTCGATATAGTCAAATAGTTATGAAATGaataaacaagttaaaattatagaaaaaaaatgcaCATAAGTGTTTATATAAAGAGTAtattaatatcattattttttatgaatgtaccacaatatatatgtaatacaaCCGACTATACAagtcaataatatataaatgtaataaactaattaataatgGTGATACCAATATCATCCCTTTTTATAAAACTCTAGTTTTACATCTGTATATACATACCGAAAAGTCAAAAACCAAAATATTAGTTGTTAGGGcctaattttgattttgttagGTATAGCTAGCGGATATTGCCTAATCCAGAATTTACTTTAGGTTGTACAATTAATTTTGTATAAGGatatttatcattaattaaattaggaaaatgttaaacgaagccctaagggcttcaCTTAGCATACATAAAAAAGTTGTATGtttccatatcaaaagtccACCCCTGAATtatatggtaagtgtacaacctttttatgcaccttaacgaaaaccCTTTGAACTTTGTTTAGCAAAGCCTATTAAAGTAATAGGTATCTTATAGTGACTTACAAAGTAAagaacaaaatgttttataaaattacaACATATTTGCAAAAGGTCCCACAAATGTGTCATTTTAAGTTTAATTAACTGATAATCTGATAAATTTAATAGTTTAGAGCATTTCTAATGATCAAGTTATAAgttattgattaaattttttttgtttaaatctATGCATCAAGTTATTGCTATGATGGTTAAATATCAAGtaattaagatattttttaattatgaaacaaagagagaaaatgtaaaaaaaattcaaagatttagaaaattttcaatCTAGCCTAAAAAAACTTTTCAATTCAATGATAAAAACCTTGTGTAAAAGCTTGATAAATTAGTAAAAAGCTTtaaaaagttttgtaaaaaaCTTCATTGGAGATGCTCTTATTGATGGTAAAATGTTATAAGTGACTATTTTTGGTTATAATTCATAAAGAGAAAAATCAACAAATTTATGTATTTTCCGTTCTAAACTTTAATCACTGATCGTGTgtaagtattaaatattttaagcTTAATTGTACAAATATTAATTAAGTGTAAGATAAATGAACCCATATTTAATAGGCTCATAAGTCTAGAATTAAACAATATCCCAAACTTAAggatatttatcattattacaGAGCCATACGAAGAAAGggaaaaaatatatctataacaaTTATTAGCAATCTATAACAATGTATGTTTTACACAGTTGTAAACTGTACAGTAAAACatgtacatttgttgtagatgactaatACGTGTTGTAGATCCATCACTTCCCTACGAAGAATGGGAAGAAATGGGAGGTCATCAACAACAAATTTTTGTTGAATGACACAATTAATTAAGTATTGCAAGTAAATTAAACTATCTACAAATGAAATGGAAGTAAGTATCTTGATCAAAAGTAGCTATTACAAGGAGAAGTTCTGTAtgcatgttttattttatacaatatGGTCCCAATGTCCCATGAAAGTACATACACAAGTGCAAAGTAACAGAGAAACATGGAATCCAGATACCATACGTAGCCAACCAAAGCTTACCAAGTTCAATATTGCATGACCAAGCAGTATGCAATCAAGTATTCCTAAATGAGTGCAATACAGATTGATCACATGGCCTTATTTTATATAaccaattatatttatatccaaaacatattaaatatacattcacttatatatatatatatgggatgaaAATATAAGATTCTCAGGTATCTAATCTTAGGTGTAAAACactcatatattgtttttttaatccataaaaatcatggggcccttgcatttatttattaaactaggaaataataaaatattagtatgtgaggggttccacacctaagcttagatgtcggacaaccttatattcccttttcccatatatatatatatatatatagtatcgATATGGACAAGTaaatccttttttttaacaactagttactagttagcattcgagacaccataGTGACATTCAATTAGGCAGTTTGCGGAACTCGAACCACGCATGTTTAAATGAACCTCAAGACTCTCgaacacccccccccccttttccCCTAATAATTTACTTCTACATATGTAGGAAGTGAGATTTGAATCATGGTAAATTTTTCCAAGGTTTAAGACTTAACCAATGAGTCACCAACACATTGACATGTACaagaaaaacttataatttatgTATCTAAAAggttgaaatttaaaaagacTCCAATGATACatcattaaatcaaatttgttactattttttttctttttaacaattagtGTTTTATGTTATTAGTCATGTTAGTAATTAAACATTGAtgtaaataatgataatggCGAGAACTCTAACCTCAGTACCATAATTGTATACTAAATGACTAAcccgtatgagtcatatgatgtTGGTACAATACCTCCATTCGTATCCTCACATGATCAGGGCACCCTGAAATTAAAGATCGAATTACCATCTTTAAAGATCGAAGGAGAATGTTGCAAATTGCGATGTTAACCACTGCATAAAACATACCAAATGAGATTTTGTACGTATCATCTTTACAAGGACAATCATACTGTAGTGGCAAGGGATTTTCTCAAGTTGGCTCTGCCAAATCTTGACTCTTATCCAAGGTTCAAGATGTTTCAACTTGATCAATCAAGTTGTTGAGGGAATCCCTAGTGCAATATGAGTAAAGAtgtaatgaaatgaaatttCAAAGTTGTCACTTTCTTCTTATTAGGTTTACTGTCAATAATTTGGCAAATTGAATATGTCATCCTTCTGTACGTACCAAACGTCCAAACAATTGGCTTTTCGTTGATTTCCATCTGTTACCATGAACTAAAATGAGAAGACTTGTGTCAATCTGTGTAGAACTTAAACATCATGCTTACATGatcttttttctcttctttagAAGTAATTACATCATGAAGCTTAATTAATCGGACaatgtttggtttgatattAAGAGCATCAGTATGGTGCAACATATCAGCACCACATCAACATTACCCAACCATCAAATCCATAAAAATAATCACGCCACACCATATTTTTATAGTAAGAATCATTATAGGTACGTGCTTCACATCATTAATATGAATGAAAATTCTCATTATCTAGAAGCAACCTCTGTGGCAAATATGAAGTTTCCTGATTTTGAGGGGTATTATGCTTTGTCCAAATTAAAACCATGCTCTTAAACCACataacttattttgtttcttttcctCATTTCTGAAACTCTCAATCAGAACAGCCCCCTTACATACTTCGTCAATTTGAAAGTAGGTCAAGCATTCGGTGATGACTCTTATAATGAAATGGATACAAATACGTAAAAGGTATGGGTCGCATGCTAAAGTCATTGAAGACATTAGACTGATATAAGACCCCCAACTTCCCAAGGTGTTGCTTAGATGATGAGGATCCTGCCCGATTGACCCAATCCCTATTGTTTGGGTACATATTCTCTAACACGAAACTAGCGACGACAAAGTAAGTTATCAAGTCTAACTAGGATTAAGATCGAACACATATATTTACACAAATATACATTGATTCTGAGTCTTACTTAAACATAACCTCTCGTGTCGGCTTTTACCAATCCCTTCAACTATGGTCCCAAAGAAGTAAAAGCACAGGTCCAAGTTCACTATAAACACAGTATCTGGATCACATTCATCGCAAACCAAGTCAGCCCCCAATCAATGTTACATGTGCAAGCAGTGGGCAACCAGACTCTCAAATAATCTGTGCAAGACAGATTGACCACatgggcttttttttttaatcctaaATCACAAAATCCAAAACGAATTATGTATCTAATCTTTAAAATACTAGAATATTCACACACATGTATATTagtatatttttgaaaaacagTCGCTACCTAAAGAGGCAAAGATTCGTCCAAATCCAGATAATACTATTATTTCTACTTGCTTCTAGTGTAAGAGTTTATTTAGTAGAAAAGTATGCATTAATCTCTACATTTCCGAGCTTAAGACAACTCTATCCTTATGATCCAAACCAGCCACTATAAGCAAATAGTACAGGAAACGGAACACGACCGTAAACATCAAACTATACCCACAACCAGAGGTAGCAAAGTGGGCAGGTTAAGCGGGTTTCACGGGCCGGAACAGGTAAAGTTGACTTGCCCTGAAACTTTTCAGCCTAAACTTGAGtcaaatttgacccatttaactcgctttcttttatgtttttgacCCGTTCGAGATAAAACAGAACTATATTACACATTCTTATTAATGGCTAGATATGGTCATTTTTTccaaaagggaaatgattaatcctcctaacaaaatagcctaaaggtcctcctaactattggattatgacatgtggaaaaatcatagggcaaaattaagaaagagaattagtggataccacctGTCAACTTCTTTGaatgttaggaggatttttaggctattttgtttaAGAGAATTAGTCATTTTCCTTTCCAAAATACTGCTAACAGATGCCACTAAACTTTGTAATGTCAGTGTGAAATTTGATATATTCCATTACATACAAGCATTATCCATCTGCCAAGCATTGACTAGTTGAGAGTTGATATAGGAGTATGGTCCCTGTAAGGAAACAAATAATGGTACAAAAGAGGGCCTACACTTTCTAAGACAACTTGTATATCAGTGTAAAAAAGGTGGAAGATGACAACAATTTACACATATTATGTAATCATGATTAATTCAAATAGGCAGTTTCACCTTTAGATTTACAAAGAGACAGGAACCAGCAGAAAAGAGAAGGCCACTAAGATAAAGGACAAGAAAGGCACATACCCTATCAACACTTGTTTCACACTAGATCATAACAGAGGTAAAATCTTTTACCATATGATTGTGTGTAATTTCAAAGTTGTCAGATTTCCCATGATTTGGCACATTCATGgtgcttttttatttatttttattggttTCTTTTGTATAAAAACAATCTTTCCTAACTCGGCGGTAGATAGTCGGTTGTTTAAACCAAATCTCACTATCATGAGCTGTGCAACAATGCCAAAGAAGACATCCGACCAGGTTCCCTTAACAATTGAGGATTAATAGAGTATAAATTTACGCTTGACAAATTGAATCTCAGACTCTTGGATAAAGCAAGTGTTTCACTACTTGAATCTGGATCATTGACTGTGTTATGGTTCTACATCAAAGTAATAATCTTTCTCCCTTCAAAATAAGATTCAACAAAACTCCAACAAGAAACCACGTGCCATAATTCAGTTAGACTGGAGCTATTTGAAATGACGAATCAACCAAAAATCGTGGCTTTTACTTTCATggtgggaaaaaaaaatgtaaatatgtgCGGATACTTTCACATAAGATGAACCTCATGCATAGTCAGATTTTTTCACATAGATAGTCTTTACGTCGATATTAAGCTAATAACTCTAAACCACTAAAGCAATCGGTTCTTAAAGCTGTCATACTGATATCACAAAGGGAACAAAGCACATTGGAAAAGCCTTTTTGGCTCCACCACCTTTAACTTCCAAAGCATTATGCATAataatcttatatataataatcttatATATAATGTAGAGACCACATAAAGTAAATGGACAACAACGGTTTCCTAGTGAAGGTTAGATCTTCCACTTAAAGAAAATCATTTATAAAGAGCAATACAAATTTTATGTCGACAAACCAACAATATCTAAAACATTGTAAAGCATATACTATATGGTATCCCCTATATACACAGACTAATGTAAGAAAAAAGCCACGGGGCTGCAAATGGGGACAGTTGTAGAACacacaaatgaaaataatgacaaaaccaatataaaaaaaaaaaagtgatacaAGTACGGCAGTTCTATATTTGGGTTGAAGGCTGCGAAGATATGTATCTACTACTAATATAGAGTATCAACAAGCTCAAGATATCCTCATAAACATAAATCATGATCCAACAACCAGTTTCCTTTACAGAGATACGAAAACCTAGCAATCAGTAATTACCCAATATTTTGAGATTGTGTTGCACTACGACCGGGCTAGAGTCCTCCAATTACCTGATTTACGATCAGAACTGAAAACGAAAAGAAGTAAATAAAGCAACACACCATTAGACTTGCACTTTTTATACTTAAGTAGGACAGTAGTCAGGGATGGTACTTAAATAATCAACATAAGAATGATATACCACTACCATTATTAGAAtaagtaattatatatgtatccaTCAAATAAGTATGCTTAATATGATTGTTGACCGTGTTTTGAAAAAGCTTGCCTGTGGCACCCTAGGTGATGCTGGGATCAGGCCGGCTTACAAGAATGGCATAAAGCACACGGCACAGTGGCACTTTTTTGTAAGGCACGCATAAGGGTTTTCTACCATGCCTTTTGTAAAATTGTCGATCTGTGGTATTTTATAGGGCTCCTGTTAGCAGGTCTTGATAGACTTCTTTTTGAGCCCATTTTGTAAATCCTAACCGTGGTAAACCTAACGTAAAATAACTACTTTAAGTATGACCTCACGTAGAATTAATTTAGTAAGTATAGCATTTGATTGTAAAAAAATGTAATGGAGAAGTGATTAACTTTAAACGTAAATTTATCAGAAACAGGGGTCCCTTATACGTTGGGGCTCGCCTGCTGTCTCAGGTTTTAGAACCTTAACACCAAGAAGTGCCTATCAACTTATAACactaataagttgttaactaaGGGTTAGGTTAAGCATCACTTAAAATAGCCTACCTCTTAAAATAGGTCAATTCAAAGAGACGACTCCCTCTGGAAGCCAAATATCAATTTTGAATATCTTCGTATTTCCAAAGTTTTATTTGTGGACCGTGTTTTGAAAAAGCTTGCCTAAGGCGCACCCTAGGCGATGCTGGGATCAGGCCGGCTTACACGTATGGCATAAAGCACAAGCCACAATGGCCCTTTTTGTAAGGCACGCATCAAGGGTTTTCTTCCAATCTTCCATACCTTTTGATTAATTGTCGATCTAAAGTATTTATAGCCTCCTGTTTGCAGGTCTTAATAAACTTCTTTTTTAGGTCATTATATAAATCCTAACCGTTCTTCTCACAAATTGGTAAGGTAAACCTAACCTAAGATAACTAATTTAAGTATGACTGTCACGTAGAAGTAATTAGAAATTATAGGGTTTGATTGGAAGAACTTGTAATGGAGAACTGactaaatttaaaagtaaatttatcAGAAACAGGGGTCCCTTATACGTTGGGGCTAGCCTGCTGTCTCAGGCTATGTAATCAATTTCGGTGAAATTTCGGTTTTCGGTGGTGGGACATAATTTCGGGATTGAATTTCGGTTTAGATATCGTTTCCGAAATTTTCGGTGGTTTTGACTGAAATTTCGGTGAATTCTGTTTCAGCACTTCcaggttttatcttttactcttatttatgtatatatataaatatatatatatatatatataatattagaattaccgaaataccaccgaaaaaaacgatatttcgtataccagtctgtgaccgaaacaccgaaatttatgTCCTTGACTACTTAGGTCTCAGGTTCAAGTCCCTTAATGCCAAGAGGTGCCTATAAGTACCTTTTCAGTTTTCACaccaagttgttgagaagggtttGGTTCAGCATCACTTGAAACAGCCTACCTCTTAAAATAGGTCGATTCAGAGAGACGACTCCCTCTGAAAGCCATATATCGATTTTGAATTTAATCTTATTTCCATAGTTTTCGATATATAGAGTGATATCATTCAGGTCATATCATATACTTCTAAATAAGAATGACAAACATCATAGACAAGCTTACAATTAACAGCCAAATTACCTCAGTTCCAAAGCAAGAGCAAGAGAAAAAGGAGACCAATTATTAAAAGTGTTGAAGCTGTAGTTGACCCAATTTCCTGATGGTGAGTTCTTTGTTGAGGGACTCGATAGTGATGATGATGGCCGCCAAAGTTAAAACCATGTGTTGGCGTTGTAGGAGGAGGAGCCTGCATTGGAGGAGGAGCCCCATTTCCATACAACGGATGACCAGAAAATGCATGCATTTGAAGATTGAAAAACGATGGAAACAGCCCACCAAACGAAAAAGTAAAGTTCCCAAAACTTGCAGTCATTGCAGGGCCAAAACCACCCATCAATCCAAACCCAGGTTGACCAAATGCATTTCTATCTGGTGGAGGGGCGGTTTCCGGTCTCTGGCCAGCAGGTCTATGAGGAATCTCGACATCAGGAACGGATTTCGATCTTGGATCTGTTGAATTCTTCCCTCTTCCATATAACGGTACcaatttttcttcttcaattaaGGCTTTACAAACCGGGCATTCTTGGGAATGTGAATGAATGTGAAGCCATTTGTAAAGGCATGGCCAGCAAAATAGATGACCACACAAAGTAACAATCGGGTCTTGGGCTAAATCAAAACATATGTTGCATTCAAAATTTCCAGCATCACCATTGTTGGCACTGTTATCATCTGAAGTAGATGGGCGTTGGGGTGTCCAACTCGGCACTTCCCCAAACCCAGCCGACATCTCTTTCAGAACAGATACACAAATTCCCTATAAAATCAACAATATGAAAAACCACAGATTAAACACACCAAAAAAACAGTTTCAATCATTGATTGCATAACTATAACAAACAGTTCATAAACGATGCACTTAATTTCATTGTAAAACCAAATAACTCAGCCCTAAATCACTACTATAACACGAAAGCTAAAACATGATAAGCATCAAATCACCTAAATAAATAAACCCCTAAACCTAAACTCATTCTTTTTGTAGCGTCATACTCTTAAGGCCAGTCTGTTTCTTTAACCACTATGTGACTGGACGGATTTAGTGACTGACTGACTAAATAATGTATGTACGTATTAAGtcaatattgttttttatttattaagtaagAAACAAATAATTTTGATCTTTATGGGTTGAGTACATTTTTCTTAAGTTCATAAAATCCTAAATAACGGGACCTTATACTTATAGCTACAAATCAATTTCTAGACCGAATTACACCATTTAAATCACTGCTATAACACGAAAGCTAAAACATGATAAGCATCAAATCACCTAAATAAATAAACCACTAAACCTAAACTCATTCTTTTCGTAGCGTCATACTTTTAAGGCCTGTCTGTTTCTTTAACAACTAAGTGACTGGATGGATTTAGTAACTGactaattaaataatgtatgtacgtattaagtcaatacagttgttttttatttattaagtcgGAAACAAACAATTTTGATCTTAATGGGTTGAGTACTTTTTTCTTAAGTTCATAAAATCCTAAAATAACGGGACCTTATAATTATAGCTACAAATCAATTTCTAGACCGAATTACATCATTTAAATCAGTACTTCTCCACTAATTAACCAACAAATCAcctaaaaaaacacaaaacatcTCCAAATTCAACGACTTTTTTAGAACTTTCACATCTTATATTTGGCTATCACTAATCTTACATAATTCAAAGTATTAAATGTATGAACTACAAGTTAAAATTGCTATTTCTACACCACTAGACTTaggttaaaactttaaaatttacaaaacatGATCAAACAAACATTATTAATCAAatgtcaatattttttttatttaaaaaaatcaataccaaatacataattacattaaaataaaaacaaactaataTCAACCTTTGGATGAATACAttaataaaacacacacatacatacatatatatatacacatatatatagatagatttatTATACTTACTGTATAGATCTTTGGATGAATAAAGTTACCGGCGACTGGTGATTTTCCTATGGATCGGAATTCCTCGCTTGACG
It encodes:
- the LOC122608002 gene encoding E3 ubiquitin-protein ligase RNF185-like; its protein translation is MSAGFGEVPSWTPQRPSTSDDNSANNGDAGNFECNICFDLAQDPIVTLCGHLFCWPCLYKWLHIHSHSQECPVCKALIEEEKLVPLYGRGKNSTDPRSKSVPDVEIPHRPAGQRPETAPPPDRNAFGQPGFGLMGGFGPAMTASFGNFTFSFGGLFPSFFNLQMHAFSGHPLYGNGAPPPMQAPPPTTPTHGFNFGGHHHHYRVPQQRTHHQEIGSTTASTLLIIGLLFLLLLLWN